A window of the Burkholderia sp. 9120 genome harbors these coding sequences:
- the gudD gene encoding glucarate dehydratase: protein MSTQPTQSNATPTVTELRVVPVAGRDSMLMNLSGAHGPFFTRNIVILRDSAGHMGVGEVPGGESIRKTIDDARPFVVGQSIGNLQAILNKARTQFADRDAGGRGLQTFDLRTTIHAVTALEAALLDLLGQHLGVPVAALLGEGQQRDEVEMLGYLFYIGDRNQTDLPYASGADGHDDWERVRTEQAMTPEAVVRLAEAAQARYGFNDFKLKGGVLSGDAEIEAVTALAERFPNARVTLDPNGAWSLAEAVRLCRDQHDVLAYAEDPCGAENGYSGREVMAEFRRATGLPTATNMIATDWRQMGHAIQLQSVDIPLADPHFWTMQGSVRVAQMCNEWGLTWGSHSNNHFDISLAMFTQVAAAAPGKITAIDTHWIWQDGQRLTRDPLRIVGGKVKVPQTPGLGVELDMDELEKAHALYQQHGLGARDDGVAMQYLIPNWKFDNKRPCLVR from the coding sequence ATGTCCACGCAACCCACTCAATCGAACGCGACGCCGACCGTCACCGAACTGCGCGTCGTGCCCGTCGCCGGACGCGACAGCATGCTGATGAATCTGAGCGGCGCGCATGGCCCGTTCTTCACGCGCAACATTGTGATTCTGCGTGATAGCGCGGGGCATATGGGCGTCGGCGAAGTGCCGGGCGGCGAGAGCATCCGCAAGACCATCGACGACGCGCGGCCGTTCGTGGTCGGCCAGTCGATCGGCAATTTGCAAGCGATCCTGAACAAGGCGCGCACGCAATTCGCCGACCGCGACGCGGGTGGACGCGGCCTGCAAACCTTCGATCTGCGCACCACCATTCACGCGGTCACCGCGCTCGAGGCCGCGTTGCTCGATCTGCTCGGCCAGCATCTCGGCGTGCCGGTCGCGGCGCTGCTCGGCGAAGGCCAGCAACGCGACGAAGTGGAAATGCTCGGCTATCTGTTCTATATCGGCGACCGCAATCAAACCGATCTGCCGTATGCAAGCGGCGCCGACGGACACGACGACTGGGAGCGCGTACGCACCGAACAGGCGATGACCCCCGAGGCCGTGGTGCGGCTCGCCGAGGCCGCGCAGGCGCGTTACGGTTTCAACGACTTCAAGCTGAAGGGCGGCGTGCTGTCCGGCGACGCTGAAATCGAAGCGGTCACGGCGCTCGCCGAACGCTTTCCGAACGCGCGCGTGACGCTCGATCCGAACGGCGCGTGGTCGCTGGCGGAAGCGGTGCGCCTGTGCCGCGATCAGCACGACGTGCTGGCTTACGCGGAAGATCCGTGCGGCGCGGAAAACGGCTACTCGGGCCGCGAGGTGATGGCCGAGTTCCGACGTGCGACCGGCTTGCCGACGGCGACCAACATGATCGCCACCGACTGGCGTCAAATGGGCCACGCGATCCAGTTGCAGTCCGTGGATATTCCGCTGGCCGATCCGCACTTCTGGACCATGCAGGGTTCGGTGCGCGTTGCGCAGATGTGCAACGAATGGGGCCTCACGTGGGGCTCGCATTCGAACAACCACTTCGATATTTCGCTGGCCATGTTCACGCAGGTGGCGGCCGCGGCGCCCGGCAAGATCACCGCGATCGACACGCACTGGATCTGGCAGGACGGGCAGCGTCTGACGCGCGATCCGCTGCGGATCGTCGGCGGTAAGGTCAAGGTGCCGCAGACGCCGGGTCTGGGCGTCGAGCTGGATATGGACGAACTCGAGAAAGCGCACGCGCTGTATCAGCAGCATGGTCTCGGCGCGCGCGACGACGGCGTCGCGATGCAGTATCTGATTCCGAACTGGAAGTTCGACAACAAGCGCCCGTGCCTCGTGCGCTGA
- a CDS encoding MFS transporter, producing the protein MTSALAPAADPLESAVSKVKRHVLPLFLIMFIANYIDRVNIGFVNSHMQTDLGIGAAAYGLGSGLFFIGYALFEVPSNVLMQKYGARAWLTRIMGTWGLVAAAMAFVWNDTSFYVLRFLLGVAEAGFFPGVVFYFTQWLPQKDRGKAVAVFLAGSALASVLSGPITGSLLSIRGFGLHGWQWMFLVEGGFSIVLCGVSWMLLKSRIRDASWLTAEERTVLETSIAKEQAEREAHGGAHLPAMKLLKDPQILLFCLLYFAIQLTIYAATFWLPTIIRKMGGLTDFQVGMLNAIPWLIAMVAMYCFAVLSSKWRFQQAWLAVALVIAACGLFASTSGNPVLSFVAICFSAIGFKAAASLFWPIPQGYLDARVAAAVIALINSVGNLGGFFAPATFGYLQQHTGSITGGLYGLGVASLIAAAAGFLTRDRRVNRDALPEPVHRNAH; encoded by the coding sequence TTGACCTCTGCTCTTGCCCCGGCCGCCGATCCGCTCGAATCCGCGGTCTCCAAAGTCAAGCGGCACGTATTGCCGCTGTTCCTGATCATGTTCATCGCGAACTACATCGACCGCGTGAACATCGGCTTCGTCAATTCGCACATGCAGACGGACCTGGGCATCGGCGCGGCGGCGTATGGTCTGGGCAGCGGTTTGTTCTTCATCGGTTATGCGCTGTTCGAAGTGCCGTCGAACGTGCTGATGCAGAAGTACGGCGCGCGCGCGTGGCTGACCCGCATCATGGGCACGTGGGGACTGGTCGCGGCGGCCATGGCGTTCGTCTGGAACGACACGTCGTTCTATGTGCTGCGCTTTCTGCTCGGCGTCGCCGAGGCGGGCTTCTTCCCCGGCGTGGTGTTTTACTTCACCCAGTGGCTGCCGCAGAAAGATCGCGGCAAAGCGGTGGCGGTTTTTCTGGCCGGCTCGGCGCTCGCCTCGGTGCTGTCCGGCCCGATCACCGGCAGCCTGCTGTCCATTCGCGGCTTCGGTCTGCACGGCTGGCAGTGGATGTTCCTCGTCGAAGGCGGTTTCTCGATCGTGCTATGCGGCGTGAGCTGGATGCTGCTGAAGTCGCGCATTCGTGACGCGTCGTGGCTCACGGCCGAAGAACGCACGGTGCTCGAAACCTCGATCGCGAAGGAGCAGGCCGAGCGCGAGGCGCACGGCGGCGCGCATCTGCCCGCCATGAAACTGCTGAAGGACCCGCAGATCCTGCTGTTCTGCCTCCTGTACTTCGCGATTCAATTGACCATCTACGCCGCGACCTTCTGGCTGCCGACCATCATCCGCAAGATGGGCGGCCTCACCGATTTCCAGGTCGGCATGCTCAACGCGATTCCGTGGCTGATCGCCATGGTCGCGATGTACTGCTTCGCGGTGCTGTCGTCGAAATGGCGCTTCCAGCAGGCGTGGCTCGCGGTGGCGCTGGTGATCGCGGCGTGCGGGCTGTTCGCGTCGACGTCGGGCAATCCGGTGTTGTCGTTCGTGGCGATCTGTTTTTCGGCGATCGGCTTCAAGGCGGCGGCTTCGCTGTTCTGGCCGATTCCGCAAGGCTATCTGGATGCCCGCGTGGCGGCCGCGGTGATCGCGTTGATCAACTCGGTCGGCAACCTCGGCGGCTTCTTCGCGCCGGCCACGTTCGGCTATCTGCAGCAGCACACCGGTTCGATTACCGGTGGCCTGTATGGCCTCGGCGTGGCGTCGCTGATTGCGGCGGCGGCCGGTTTTCTGACCCGCGACCGGCGCGTGAATCGCGACGCGCTGCCGGAGCCGGTGCACCGCAACGCGCACTGA
- a CDS encoding FadR/GntR family transcriptional regulator: protein MSSLTEKVVATLSDEIRRGALRPGDRIPTEVAMMKQLSVSRSVVREAISRLQAARVVETRHGIGTFVLAPASEEPLQLPAADLSSMLDVMAIIEFRIDVEAASAALAAARRTDQHLKQMRAALTRFESELERGSTDTVAHDIEFHLQIARASGNRYFFDVLSQLGRSVSPRTRLGTAEIAELDHIEHLRNVLAEHQMIHRAIERQDADDARAAMRMHLSNSRERLRRAHAASQTDGQVASRG, encoded by the coding sequence ATGAGCAGCCTAACTGAGAAGGTGGTGGCCACCCTTTCCGACGAAATCCGCCGCGGCGCGTTGCGGCCGGGCGACCGCATTCCCACCGAAGTCGCGATGATGAAGCAGCTCTCCGTGAGCCGCTCCGTGGTACGTGAGGCGATCTCGCGCCTGCAAGCGGCCAGGGTGGTCGAGACACGGCACGGCATCGGCACCTTCGTGCTCGCGCCCGCTTCGGAAGAACCGCTGCAACTGCCCGCCGCCGATCTCTCCAGCATGCTGGACGTGATGGCGATCATCGAATTCCGGATCGACGTCGAAGCCGCGTCGGCCGCGCTCGCCGCCGCGCGGCGCACGGACCAGCATCTGAAGCAGATGCGCGCCGCGCTGACGCGCTTCGAGTCGGAACTCGAACGCGGCAGCACCGACACCGTCGCGCACGACATCGAGTTTCATTTGCAGATCGCGCGGGCGAGCGGCAACCGTTACTTCTTCGACGTGCTCAGCCAGTTGGGCCGCTCGGTGAGTCCGCGTACGCGACTCGGCACCGCCGAGATCGCGGAGCTGGACCATATCGAGCATCTGCGCAACGTACTGGCCGAGCACCAGATGATCCATCGCGCGATCGAACGCCAGGACGCGGACGACGCGCGCGCCGCCATGCGCATGCATCTGAGCAACAGTCGCGAACGGTTGCGTCGCGCGCATGCGGCGAGTCAGACGGACGGTCAGGTGGCAAGTCGAGGCTGA
- a CDS encoding DUF3034 family protein: protein MQSPAQTQAPASAQSEAPATGGKLLLTGGVSEVEGSAGGGLTPWAVIGGYGTGDQLGGNAHFTYLRTQDFALSTYGVAAGLANRLELSIARQTFDTRNVGPQLGLPAGFKFNQDIFGVKVRVAGDAVLDQDSWLPQIAAGIQFKHNEQGDIVKAVGATSNSGTDFYVSATKLLLAQSLLLNATLRMTKANQFGLLGFGGDRSDRYHPEIEASAAYLLSKNLTAGAEYRTKPNNRNFAREQNAYDAFVAWAPTKHLSLTAAYVELGDIATVRNQHGVYLSAQVGF, encoded by the coding sequence GTGCAGTCTCCGGCACAGACTCAAGCCCCAGCTTCAGCGCAGTCCGAAGCGCCCGCTACGGGCGGCAAACTGCTGCTCACCGGCGGCGTATCCGAAGTCGAAGGATCAGCGGGCGGCGGGCTCACGCCCTGGGCTGTCATCGGCGGTTATGGCACCGGCGACCAGCTCGGCGGCAACGCCCACTTCACGTATCTGCGGACGCAGGACTTCGCGCTGTCCACGTACGGCGTCGCGGCGGGCTTGGCGAACCGGCTCGAGTTGTCGATCGCGCGCCAGACGTTCGATACGCGCAATGTCGGCCCTCAGTTGGGATTGCCCGCCGGGTTCAAATTCAATCAGGACATTTTCGGCGTGAAGGTGCGCGTGGCCGGCGACGCCGTGCTCGACCAGGATAGCTGGCTGCCGCAGATCGCCGCCGGCATCCAGTTCAAGCACAACGAGCAGGGCGACATCGTCAAGGCCGTGGGCGCCACCAGCAATTCCGGCACTGATTTCTATGTGTCCGCAACTAAGTTGCTGCTCGCCCAAAGTCTGCTGCTGAACGCGACGCTGCGCATGACCAAGGCGAACCAGTTCGGCCTGCTTGGCTTCGGCGGAGATCGGTCGGATCGGTATCACCCGGAGATCGAAGCGTCGGCGGCGTACCTGCTGTCGAAAAACCTGACGGCCGGCGCCGAATACCGCACCAAGCCCAACAACCGGAACTTCGCGCGCGAACAGAATGCGTATGACGCGTTCGTCGCCTGGGCGCCCACCAAACACCTGTCGCTCACCGCGGCTTACGTGGAGTTGGGCGACATCGCAACGGTCAGAAACCAGCACGGCGTCTACCTGTCCGCCCAGGTGGGTTTCTGA